A window of the Trichocoleus desertorum ATA4-8-CV12 genome harbors these coding sequences:
- a CDS encoding GAF domain-containing protein, which produces MNQPESSSRDEQIEQSLLSQGTLLNRMTNRIRQSLELPEILSATVAEMRSFLGTDRVKIYRFQADDSGEVIAESIYQQRLPSLLGLNFPADDIPMEAREMFVKARQRSIVDITTQQISLTRLSSPETAEDLAVVEMLQRPVDPCHVEYLTAMGVKSSLVVPILHQRQLWGLLVSHHAESKAFSEADLEIVQMVADQVSIAIAQSNLLSQAREQARREAIINQISTLLHAPLNIQEILQIVLKRVVQSVGGSGGRLFLLTSEPNTSGSLYTYGKQPVLAEDSQLDLLEESSFWQQLIASPSLTLQSSSLDIGSLLPHIQGEAALKSSMALMPEVNGEVRPIVYQAIPSIRAIDDLYQEPDLAALQPTFATSQIRSILIMPLRYGRQSLGCLSIFRDEVDTEKLWAGHWDSDERQQRPRQSFKIWRELKSGQAQAWLRSEIELIQSLGTHLSMAVMQNRLYQCEREQRLLVEMRNQELHAARAVAEEASRLKSDFLSSTSHELRTPLASTLNYLKLLKEGFYDNEEELKEYIQVAYQSAENLVAIINDVLDIAKIEAGRMNINLEMVHLPTLLQEEQNLFNLDSRRKGIALIVDCEVDNVEADKVKLRQILTNLVSNALKFTSQGEIRIQAIRKIDNSDPNFHPQVVEISVADTGIGIDISKRDLLFEPFVQADGSIKRRYGGTGLGLTICRRLVELMGGRIWIESSGKDQGTKVSFTLPDPNV; this is translated from the coding sequence ATGAACCAGCCAGAGAGCAGCAGTAGAGATGAGCAAATAGAGCAATCCCTGCTTTCTCAAGGAACTCTATTGAACCGGATGACGAACCGCATCCGTCAGTCCTTAGAACTGCCCGAAATCCTGTCTGCAACTGTGGCAGAAATGCGATCGTTTTTGGGCACTGACCGGGTCAAGATCTATCGGTTTCAGGCGGATGATAGTGGTGAGGTGATCGCGGAGTCTATTTATCAGCAGCGGTTGCCGTCTCTGCTAGGGCTAAACTTTCCAGCGGATGACATTCCAATGGAAGCCCGAGAAATGTTCGTCAAAGCTCGGCAGCGATCGATTGTGGATATCACGACGCAGCAGATCAGCTTGACTCGCCTCAGTTCTCCGGAGACAGCTGAAGATCTGGCAGTGGTGGAGATGTTGCAGCGTCCCGTAGACCCTTGCCACGTGGAGTATTTAACGGCAATGGGGGTGAAGTCTTCATTGGTTGTGCCCATTTTGCACCAGCGGCAGCTTTGGGGGCTGCTAGTCTCGCATCACGCTGAGTCTAAGGCTTTTTCTGAAGCAGATCTCGAAATTGTGCAGATGGTGGCCGACCAAGTTTCGATCGCGATCGCTCAATCCAATTTACTGAGCCAAGCGAGGGAACAAGCTCGTCGAGAAGCCATCATTAACCAAATTTCGACGCTGCTCCATGCCCCACTCAACATTCAAGAAATTCTGCAAATTGTCCTAAAGCGGGTAGTTCAGTCCGTCGGAGGCTCTGGGGGCCGATTGTTTCTGCTGACGAGCGAACCTAATACCTCTGGTAGCCTCTACACCTATGGTAAGCAGCCCGTCCTCGCTGAGGATAGTCAACTTGATTTGCTGGAGGAAAGCAGTTTTTGGCAGCAACTCATCGCGAGTCCATCGCTGACTTTGCAGTCATCGTCCCTCGACATTGGCTCATTGCTGCCTCACATACAGGGAGAAGCAGCGCTGAAATCTAGCATGGCTCTGATGCCCGAAGTGAATGGAGAAGTGCGACCCATTGTCTATCAAGCCATTCCTAGTATCCGGGCCATCGATGACCTTTATCAGGAGCCTGATCTAGCTGCGCTGCAACCTACTTTTGCCACAAGCCAGATTCGTAGCATTTTAATCATGCCTTTGCGCTACGGTCGGCAATCTTTAGGCTGCTTGAGTATTTTTCGAGATGAAGTCGATACGGAAAAACTGTGGGCAGGGCACTGGGACTCGGACGAACGCCAGCAGCGGCCTCGCCAATCCTTTAAGATCTGGCGTGAGTTAAAGAGTGGTCAGGCTCAAGCTTGGCTACGGAGCGAAATCGAATTGATTCAATCTTTAGGGACTCACCTTTCGATGGCCGTAATGCAAAATCGGCTCTACCAATGCGAGCGTGAGCAGCGACTTTTGGTAGAAATGCGTAATCAAGAGCTACATGCAGCGCGAGCAGTAGCTGAGGAAGCGAGTCGCCTCAAGTCTGATTTTCTATCTTCCACCAGCCATGAGTTACGCACTCCATTGGCTTCAACTTTGAACTATTTGAAATTATTGAAAGAAGGTTTTTACGACAACGAAGAAGAACTTAAAGAATACATCCAAGTCGCTTATCAATCCGCCGAGAACTTAGTTGCCATTATTAATGATGTTTTAGATATTGCCAAGATTGAAGCGGGTCGGATGAACATTAATTTGGAAATGGTTCATTTGCCCACTCTGTTGCAAGAAGAGCAAAATTTATTCAATTTAGATAGCCGTCGTAAAGGTATTGCCCTCATTGTTGATTGTGAAGTTGACAATGTTGAGGCAGACAAAGTCAAGCTGAGACAAATTTTGACCAACCTGGTTTCTAATGCCTTGAAATTCACGAGTCAGGGTGAGATTCGCATTCAAGCAATTAGAAAGATTGATAACTCCGATCCAAACTTTCATCCACAAGTTGTGGAGATCTCCGTGGCAGATACAGGAATAGGCATCGATATTAGTAAGCGAGACTTATTGTTTGAACCCTTTGTCCAGGCAGATGGTTCGATTAAGCGACGCTATGGGGGAACAGGTTTAGGTTTGACGATTTGTAGACGCTTGGTGGAGCTGATGGGTGGCAGGATCTGGATCGAAAGCTCTGGTAAAGACCAAGGCACTAAAGTCAGTTTTACTTTGCCCGATCCAAATGTTTAA
- a CDS encoding response regulator — MNILLVDDDYLLAKGTAKLIQRLGGHQVQITDDPAEIFCQCQTGNVHLVLMDVNLPGAQWEGQAVSGADLARLLKTHPQTAHIPIILVTAYAMVAERQALLAASQADEFCTKPITDYDALLVAIAQLNPTNATAK; from the coding sequence TTGAATATTCTGCTAGTTGATGATGATTACTTACTCGCTAAAGGCACAGCTAAGCTCATCCAGCGGCTAGGCGGTCATCAAGTTCAAATTACAGATGATCCAGCAGAGATTTTTTGCCAATGCCAAACTGGAAATGTGCATTTAGTTCTGATGGATGTTAATTTGCCGGGAGCCCAGTGGGAGGGGCAGGCAGTAAGTGGCGCTGACTTAGCCCGCCTCCTCAAAACTCATCCCCAAACTGCGCACATCCCAATTATTTTGGTGACTGCTTATGCAATGGTGGCGGAGCGTCAGGCCCTTTTAGCCGCTTCTCAAGCAGATGAATTTTGCACAAAGCCCATTACCGATTACGATGCACTTCTCGTCGCGATCGCTCAACTCAATCCCACCAATGCAACCGCTAAGTAA
- a CDS encoding response regulator, translating into MFKIAVLDDDPQWGFAIQRFFRNEFAVSTYVDVYSFLSKAHEYDLAIVDFSIPPARFERNMNGCELICQLKNNLLHPPILILATGFLSQQDIGAGRALCPEADGFLVKDMGLDAILQQSKQLLATKAP; encoded by the coding sequence ATGTTTAAGATTGCTGTACTGGATGATGACCCCCAATGGGGATTTGCCATTCAACGATTTTTTAGAAATGAGTTTGCAGTTTCTACTTATGTAGATGTCTACAGCTTTTTATCTAAAGCCCATGAGTATGATCTAGCGATCGTTGACTTCTCAATTCCACCCGCTAGATTTGAGAGAAACATGAATGGCTGTGAGTTAATTTGTCAGCTCAAAAATAACTTATTGCATCCACCTATTTTGATCTTGGCGACTGGATTCTTGAGCCAGCAGGACATTGGGGCGGGCCGAGCACTTTGTCCTGAGGCGGATGGCTTCTTGGTCAAGGATATGGGTTTAGATGCCATTTTGCAGCAGAGCAAGCAACTTTTAGCGACTAAAGCTCCTTAG
- the argF gene encoding ornithine carbamoyltransferase, with product MSMEAMKGRDLLSLADLSPDEVQELLHLAGQMKLGKVAPHCPKVLGLLFYKASTRTRVSFSVAMYQLGGQVLDLNPNVTQVGRGEPLEDTARVLDRYLDIMAIRTFEQQDLETFAHHAQIPVINALSDLEHPCQILADLLTVQETFGSLAGLTLTYLGDGNNVAHSLLLGCALVGMNVRIATPPEYQPLPAIVEQAKAIASNRSEVLITLNPEVAVKGTQVLYTDVWASMGQEADAAARIPIFQPYQVNESLLSLADPKAIALHCLPAHRGEEITDAVMEGEQSKIWDQAENRLHAQKALLASLLGAST from the coding sequence ATCAGCATGGAGGCAATGAAAGGACGGGATCTTCTGAGTTTGGCAGATCTGAGCCCAGACGAGGTGCAGGAGCTGCTGCATTTGGCAGGTCAGATGAAGTTGGGCAAAGTGGCACCCCATTGCCCCAAAGTTCTAGGGTTGCTGTTTTATAAAGCTTCGACTCGGACACGGGTCAGCTTTTCTGTGGCGATGTATCAACTCGGAGGGCAAGTCCTAGACCTCAACCCAAACGTGACTCAGGTCGGGCGCGGGGAGCCGTTGGAAGATACAGCCCGTGTCCTCGATCGCTATCTCGACATCATGGCGATCCGCACGTTTGAGCAGCAAGATTTGGAAACATTTGCCCATCATGCTCAAATTCCTGTCATCAATGCCTTGAGTGATCTAGAGCATCCCTGTCAAATTTTGGCGGATCTGTTAACTGTTCAGGAGACGTTTGGTTCTCTAGCGGGCCTAACGTTGACCTACCTAGGAGATGGCAACAATGTGGCTCATTCTCTCCTATTAGGCTGTGCGTTGGTAGGAATGAATGTGCGTATAGCGACACCACCGGAATACCAACCTTTACCAGCGATTGTGGAGCAAGCCAAAGCGATCGCAAGTAATCGTTCTGAAGTCCTGATCACCCTTAATCCAGAAGTGGCGGTCAAAGGAACTCAAGTTCTTTACACCGATGTCTGGGCCAGTATGGGGCAGGAAGCTGATGCGGCGGCTAGAATTCCCATTTTTCAGCCCTATCAAGTGAACGAATCACTGCTGAGTTTGGCAGACCCCAAGGCGATCGCTTTGCATTGCCTACCTGCTCACCGGGGAGAAGAAATTACTGATGCGGTGATGGAAGGAGAACAGTCCAAGATTTGGGACCAGGCAGAAAATCGCCTCCATGCGCAGAAAGCTTTGCTAGCGAGCCTTTTGGGAGCCAGTACATAA
- the lexA gene encoding transcriptional repressor LexA, producing the protein MERLTEAQQQLFDWLLEYIRQHRHSPSIRQMMQAMDLKSPAPIQSRLEHLRTKGYISWTEGKARTIRILQADTQGVPILGAIAAGGLVEPFTDTVDRLDLSNLLLQPQYFALRVTGDSMIEALIAPGDVVIMKPVADPKSLKNGTIVAAMVEGHGTTLKHFHRKGSKVTLKPANVKYPPIEVSASHVQVQGSLVGVWRGLESALA; encoded by the coding sequence ATGGAACGCCTCACTGAAGCCCAACAGCAACTCTTCGACTGGTTACTAGAGTATATCCGTCAGCATCGCCATTCGCCCTCGATTCGGCAAATGATGCAGGCGATGGATTTGAAATCTCCAGCTCCCATTCAGAGCCGCTTAGAGCACTTACGCACTAAGGGATACATTAGTTGGACAGAAGGCAAAGCCCGCACAATTCGGATTTTGCAAGCGGATACTCAAGGAGTGCCCATTCTAGGAGCGATCGCCGCAGGTGGCTTGGTAGAGCCATTTACCGATACGGTAGATCGGCTAGACCTGTCTAATCTCTTGCTGCAACCTCAATATTTCGCGTTGCGGGTCACGGGCGACAGCATGATCGAAGCACTGATCGCGCCTGGTGATGTTGTGATTATGAAACCCGTTGCCGATCCTAAATCTCTTAAGAACGGCACCATTGTCGCCGCAATGGTAGAGGGGCATGGCACCACTTTGAAGCATTTCCACCGCAAGGGCAGCAAAGTGACACTGAAGCCTGCGAATGTGAAGTATCCACCGATTGAAGTATCTGCTAGTCACGTACAAGTTCAAGGTTCGCTTGTGGGTGTTTGGCGAGGTCTGGAGTCAGCTTTAGCGTAA
- a CDS encoding AmpG family muropeptide MFS transporter codes for MAALLLLGFSSGLPLFLASRTLQVWMTEVGVDLGAIGWIGLVSLPYSLKFLWSPVLDRFVPPFMGRRRGWLIITQISLLLAIATMAMQKPATALQLLAINALVITFLGATQDIAGDAYRTDVLEPQELEAGASIWVFGYRVALLLTGSLTLFLAEYLPWPAVYLAMAGFMAIGIITSLWAPEPIFRARAPSSLLDAVYRPFQEFFQRMGGKAGSLIFLFILLYKLGDSLVGNMAFSFLIETGFSKSELAFVQGVMGFWATSVGILVGGAVLLAIGINRSLWVFGLLQGLSNLGYFFLATVGKDSMLLVLAINLENFCAGLVAAVAVAFIMSLCNHQFSATQFALLSSLMAVSRDILSAPAGEIAKVTGWPNFFLLSLVATLPGLLLLPYVAPWNAPPIALAIADTEEKDF; via the coding sequence ATGGCTGCATTATTGCTGCTAGGCTTTTCTTCTGGCTTACCCTTGTTTCTGGCTAGCCGAACGTTACAAGTCTGGATGACGGAAGTAGGGGTAGATTTGGGAGCTATTGGATGGATTGGGCTAGTCAGTCTGCCTTACTCTTTAAAGTTCCTCTGGTCACCTGTCCTGGATCGATTTGTACCCCCGTTTATGGGGCGGCGGCGGGGCTGGCTCATTATTACTCAAATAAGCTTGCTGCTTGCGATCGCTACTATGGCGATGCAGAAACCTGCTACAGCTTTACAGCTTCTGGCTATTAATGCCTTGGTTATTACGTTCTTAGGTGCTACTCAAGATATTGCTGGGGATGCTTACCGCACTGATGTTTTAGAACCTCAAGAGTTAGAAGCTGGTGCATCTATTTGGGTCTTTGGTTATCGAGTTGCTTTATTACTCACTGGCTCGCTAACACTGTTTTTGGCAGAGTATTTACCCTGGCCAGCAGTATATCTGGCGATGGCGGGTTTTATGGCCATAGGAATTATTACTTCTTTATGGGCTCCAGAACCAATTTTTCGCGCTCGCGCTCCTTCATCACTTTTAGATGCGGTTTATCGTCCCTTCCAAGAATTTTTTCAGCGTATGGGAGGTAAAGCTGGGAGCCTAATTTTTCTATTTATTTTGCTTTACAAGCTTGGAGATTCATTAGTAGGAAATATGGCATTTTCCTTCCTAATAGAAACCGGGTTTAGTAAGTCTGAACTGGCTTTTGTCCAAGGTGTGATGGGTTTCTGGGCTACTAGTGTTGGGATTTTAGTGGGTGGAGCAGTTCTATTAGCCATTGGCATCAATCGCAGCCTGTGGGTCTTTGGCCTCTTACAAGGACTTAGTAACCTGGGTTACTTCTTCCTTGCCACAGTTGGTAAAGATAGTATGCTTTTAGTGCTAGCTATTAATTTAGAGAATTTTTGTGCAGGATTGGTTGCTGCTGTGGCAGTTGCATTCATCATGAGCCTTTGTAACCATCAATTTTCCGCAACTCAGTTTGCTTTGTTATCAAGTCTCATGGCTGTTAGTAGAGATATTTTGAGTGCGCCCGCGGGGGAAATTGCAAAAGTAACTGGATGGCCAAACTTCTTTTTGCTTTCCTTAGTAGCTACTTTACCTGGTCTACTCTTACTTCCCTACGTTGCCCCTTGGAATGCCCCACCTATCGCTTTAGCCATAGCAGATACAGAAGAAAAAGATTTCTAA